The following proteins are co-located in the Flectobacillus major DSM 103 genome:
- a CDS encoding SixA phosphatase family protein, producing MKKKILGCVLLGMLAVSSCQNTYKIYVVRHAEKETNYKGDDHQRPLNQQGYARAGALYRRLEGENIQKIWVTEYLRVQQTADSLRINQKIDTLWYSAKDTFLKDNLQKAGVATKNVLIVGHSNTVPDIIRYFGVKFEPQNLPDSEYDNLYLITRKGKKNLHFESLKYGK from the coding sequence ATGAAAAAAAAGATATTGGGTTGTGTATTGCTAGGAATGCTGGCGGTGTCGTCTTGTCAGAATACCTACAAAATTTATGTGGTACGTCATGCTGAAAAAGAGACCAATTATAAAGGCGACGACCACCAGAGGCCGCTTAATCAGCAAGGTTATGCCCGAGCGGGGGCATTGTATCGGCGGTTAGAAGGGGAAAATATCCAGAAAATATGGGTAACTGAATACCTTCGAGTACAGCAAACTGCCGATTCTTTGCGGATTAATCAGAAAATAGATACCCTTTGGTACAGTGCCAAAGACACTTTTCTGAAAGATAACCTCCAAAAAGCAGGTGTAGCTACCAAAAATGTGTTGATTGTTGGGCATAGCAATACCGTTCCCGACATCATCCGCTATTTTGGGGTAAAGTTTGAGCCTCAAAATTTACCAGATTCAGAATACGATAACCTATATTTAATTACCAGAAAAGGCAAGAAGAATCTTCATTTTGAGTCCTTGAAGTACGGTAAGTAA